The Ruania halotolerans genome contains the following window.
CGCCTACGCGTCCAGTATCTTCACCTTGCTCCCTGGCGATGTTCTGCTCACCGGCACTCCCGCCGGCGTGGGACCGATCGACGTCGGCCAGCGGGTCGAGGTCGAGATCGAGGGGATCGGGGTGCTCGGCAACCCGGTCATGCGACGCTGACCTCTCATCGGCCCGGGCCTCACCCGCCCGGTGGTGCCGTGCTGCCGCCGGGCTCGAACGAGCCCGGCACGAGCCGCGGTGGGAGCGGCTCCTCGTTCTCCAGGTTGCGGATGAGCGCCTCGGCACCGAGCCGTCCCAGCTCCGGTCCCGGTGCCCGCATCAGGGTCAGCGGTGGGTCGGACACGGCTCCGCTCTCCACCGCCGCGAGGAGGCCCATCACGGAGACCTCGCGCGGCACCTGTCGACCAATGCGGCGAAACCCGGCCATCAGCCGTAGCGCGGTGTGGTCGTTCAATACCAGGATGCCGGTCGCCTCCGGGTGCGCGGCGATCACCCGGTCGGCCAATGCCGTGACCTCGTCCGACTGCCCCACGTCGATCGTGCGCCCGTCCAGCCCGCGTTCGGCCACGATGGTGTCGAATGCCTCGCGGGAGCGGGCGAACGGCCCGTATCCACGGTAGCTGGGCTCGCCGCGGTTGCCGATGACCAGTGTCAGGCTCCGGTGCCCGAGTGCGGTGAGATGGTCGACGGCGGCCTGCACGGTGGCCTCGAAGTCGATGTCCACGTGGGGATACTTGCCGTAATCGCGGGTCCGGCCGATCAGTGCGAACGGGGTGCCGGCGCGTTCGAGCACATCGATGCGGGGATCCTCGAGTTGAACCTCCATCAGCAGCACCCCGTCGACCAGCCCCTGACCCAGCAGCTCACCCAGTTCCCGACCATCGTTGCTGACCGGCCAGATCACTAAGTGATATCCGCGGGCACTTGCTGCCGCGGCCGCGCTGGTGAAGAACTCCACTGAGGAGGTGCTCAGCGGGTGTTCCAGCACGGGATAGACCAGCGCGACGATTCTGGTGCGCCGACTGGCTAGAGCGCGGGCCACGGCATTGCGCCGGAAGCCGAGCTCGGACATGGCGGCCTCGATCCGTGCACGCGTGGCAGCGGTGACCGGCTTCGTGTCGTTCACCACGAACGAGACCGTGGCGATGGAGACGCCAGCATGTTCGGCGACGTCCTTCATCGTGACCATCGCGGTTCCTCCTTCGCCTCGCTCACACCGACCGGAGGCGAGATCCGATGGATGCTTGACAGCGCCCGAGCGTACGCCGCACAATCGTCGTGACAGCATTTAAGCGCTTAACCTGGCGCGGTCGCAAGAAGCGCCGAGTGGGCGCAGGACTCAGACAGCATCGAGAAGACAGCAAGGGAGCTGATCGTGAAACGACGCATCGTGACCACCCTGGCCGGCGGATTGAGTGCCGCCCTCGCCCTGAGCGCATGTTCAGGCGACGACGGAACGGGCGGCGGTGGCGAGCCGGAAACCGGCGACGTCACAAGCCTCTCCATCCTCGACTACTACAACAACGATCCCGACAAAACGCTCGTTCAGGAGGGGCTGGACGCATGTGCGGACGAGCTCGGCATCACGCTGGAACGGGAGACAGTTCCCGGCGCCGACCTCATCCAGACGGTGCTCCAGCAGGCGTCCTCACAGACCCTCCCGGACGTGCTCATGCTGGACAACCCGGAAGTTCAACAGATCGCCGAAACCGGTGCGCTGCTCCCGCTGGACGAGCACGGTGTCTCCACCGAAGGGTTCGCCCAGGGCATCGTGGACGCCTCGACCTATGACGGCCATCTCTACGGCCTCCAGCCGGTGGCGAACACGATCGCGTTGTTCTACAACGTCGAGATCCTCGAGGAAGCGGGCGTCGAGCCACCGACCACCTGGGACGAACTACGTGAGGCCGCTGCTGCACTCACCGAGGGCGACCAGTACGGCATGGCCTTCAACGCGAACGCCACGTACGAAGGTTCCTGGCAGTTCCTGCCTCCGATGTGGACCAATGGCGGTGACGAGACCGACCTGACCAGCCCCGAGGTGGCCGAGGCGCTGCAGTTGTGGGTGGACCTGGTGGAATCGGGATCGGCGTCGGAGAGCGTGATCAACTGGACCCAGGGTGATGTGAAGGACCAGTTCGCTGCCGGCCGGGCGGCGATGATGGTGAATGGGCCGTGGAACATCCCCGCGCTGAACGAGACCCCCGAGGTGCAATGGGACGTCGTCCAGTTCCCGGTCAATGAGCCAGGGCAGACGCCCGTCGCACCGCTCGGTGGCGAGGCATGGACCGTCCCGGTGACCGGTGACGAGGCCAGTCAGGCCGTGGCCGTGGACTTCGTGGAGTGCCTGAACTCGCCTGAGCAGCAGCTCGACTGGGCTGCGGCGCGATACACCGTGCCCACCCGGACCGACCTGGCCGAAGAGTACCTCGCCGAGCGCCCGGAGATGGAGGCGTTCACCGAACAGGTCGCGAATGCCCGTTCCCGCACGGGTCAACTCGGCCCGGAGTGGCCGGACGCCGCCACAGTGATCTACGAGGCGATCCAGCTGGCACTCACCGGTCAGGCGGAGCCCGCCGAAGCGTTCGAGCAGGCGTCGTCGCGCTGAGGTCCGCTGAGATGACGTCCACTACTGAGGCACCCGCCGGGGCCGGACGCGGGGTCAGCACCCCCGTTCCGCCCCGGCGGCGCCGGAAGATACGCGCCGATGACGTCGGCAGGATCCTGTTCGTGCTGCCCGCCGGAATCGCCATGGCGCTGTTGTTCGGCTACCCGGTGGTCAAGAACGTGCTGATGAGCCTGCAGGAGTACACGCTGACCACGTTCTTCACGGGTGAGGCTCCCTGGGTCGGGCTCGCCAACTACGCGGATGTGGTCAGCGACCCGATCTTCAGCCAGGCGATGCTCAACACAGGACTGTTCACGGCTGGATCGATCGTGTTCCAGTTCGCGATCGGGCTCGCGCTGGCGCTGTTCTTCAAGCAGAAGTTCCCGCTCAGCGGACCGTTACGAGGGCTGTTGCTGCTGCCGTGGTTGCTGCCGTTGATCGTCTCCAGCGCCACCTGGCGCGCGATCCTCGAACAGGATTCGGGCATCCTGAACCAGTTCCTCGGTCTCTTCGGAGTGGAACCGATCGGCTGGCTCGTCTCGCCCTCGGTCGCGTTGATCGCCGTGATCGGAGTGAACATCTGGATCGGCATCCCGTTCAACACCACGCTGCTCTACAGCGGCCTGCAGTCGATCCCGGACGAGCTGTACGAGGCCGGCGCACTCGATGGCGCCACGCACGCCAAGGCGTTCCGGTACATCACCTGGCCCAGTCTGCGGCCCGTGATCTCGGTCGTGCTGATCCTGGGCGTGGTCTACACGCTCAAAGTGCTGGACATCATCCTCGGGCTCACCGGGGGAGGGCCAGCGAACGCCACCCAGACGCTGGCCACGCAGTCCTATCAGCGTTCGTTCGTGGACTTCGAGTTCGGCCACGGTGCGGCGTTGAGCAACATCCTCATCGTGATTTCGATGGTGTTCGCCGTGGTCTATCTGCGCCGCGGCCGGCAAGCGGCGGACGAGTGAGGAGTGCACCGATGACGACGTCGACGAATGCGGCGACCACGACGACGCCCGCGACCAGGACCGCCGAGCGGCGGCGCCCGTCACGCGATCAGGTCAGCCTACGCAAGGCAGCCATGACGGCGGCTGGGGTGGCGATCCTGTGCGTGATGCTGTTCCCGGTCTACTGGATGGTGAACGCCTCGCTGCAGCCCAGTGGGAACACGCTGAACGCGGCACTGATCCCACTTGAGCCGAGCCTGGACAACTACGTCCGCGCGCTCAGCGAGCAGGGTGGGAACCTCCTCACCAGCATCGTGATCGCTTTGGGGACGGTGGTGTTCAGTTTGCTTCTGGCCGCCCCGGCTGCCTACGCACTCGCGCAGTTCCGATTCCGGTGGGTGCCGGTGGCGCTACTGGCGATCCTGATCAGCCAGATGATCCCCGGCATCGTGATCGCCAACGCGTTGTACAGCGCGTACGAAGGACTCGGGCTGCTGAACTCGATTCCTGGCTTGATCCTGGCGAACTCCACCAATGCGATCCCGTTCGCGATGCTGATCATGCGCTCGTTCATGCTGGGTGTGCCGCCCGCGATCGTCGAGGCCGCTCGCGTGGATGGGGCCGGCCTGATGCGCACGTTCATCTCGATCGTGGTGCCGGTCAGCCGGAACGCGATCATTACCGCGGGACTCTTCACGTTCCTGTTCGCGTGGAGCGACTTCCTGTTCGCTCTCACGCTGACCACCACGGATGAGATCCGGCCGGTGACCCTCGGTATCTACCAGTACCTGGGCACCCAGGTACAGAACTGGGGCGCGGTGATGGCCACCGCCGTACTCTCAGCGATCCCCGCGATCGTGCTTCTCGTGGCCGCCCAGAAGTACATCGCCGCCGGGGCCACCGGCGGTGCCGTGAAATAGCGAGACGACGAGAAGGAACGAATGATGACGAAGTCCGAGACCCTACGCGTGATCGTATGGGGCGAGAACCGGCACGAGCAGGTCGAGCCGCACGTGGCCGAGATCTACCCGGACGGTATGCACGCAACGATCGCGGACGGTATCCGGGAAAACCTCCCGGATGCTGAGGTGAGCACCGTCACGCTGGACGATCCCGAGCACGGCCTCACCGAGGAGGTGCTCGCGGCGACCGACGTGCTGGTCTGGTGGGGGCATGCGGCCCACGGCGAGGTGCGTGACGACGTCGTGGAGCGGGTACACCGCCATGTGTTGGACGGGATGGGGCTGCTGGTGCTCCACTCGGGCCACTGGTCGAAGATCTTCGGCAAGCTGATGGGCACCAGCTGCACGCTGCGCTGGCGCAGCGAGCAGGACCGCGAGCTCGTCTGGACCGTCGACCCCACGCACCCCATCGCGCAAGGCGTGCCGAATCCGATCATCATCGATCAGCAGGAGATGTACGGGGAGTTCTTCGACATCCCCGCCCCTGACGAACTGATCTTCATCTCCTCCTTTACCGGGGGAGAGGTGTTCCGCTCCGGCTGCACCTTCCGGCGCGGCCACGGGAAGATCTTCTTCTTCTCCCCGGGCGATCAGGACTTCCCGGTCTACCACCACGAGCACGTCCGGAAGGTGATCGCCAACGGTGTTGCCTGGGCCCGCACGGTCCGCCCCGAGCGTGCCACCCCGACCCTGCTCCGATACGAGACCGGCGAGTTCTTCGCCGGGCACGGGTACACCGGCCCGATCGAGGGAGCCGAATGACCGTCCCGGCACAGTCGGCGAGGCCCTTGCGGGTGATCCAGGTTGGCGCCGGCGGAATGGGCCGAGCCTGGTTGCGCACCATCGTGGCCAGCCCCGACGTCGAACTGGTAGGCGTCGTGGATCTGGATATGGACGTCGCACGGACCGCCCTGGCGGAGACCGGGGCTGGGCCGGCGCAGGTGGGCGCCTCCCTGACGGAACTGGCTGCTGCCACCTCAGCGGACGCCGTCGTGAACGTGACGGTGCCGGCCGCACATAGTCCGGTGAACCTCGAGGCGCTCGCGCTGGGCCTGCCCGTGCTGTGCGAGAAGCCGATGGCGGAGTCGGTCGCGCAATGCCTGCCGATGATCGCGGCGGCGGAGCGGGCCGGGCAGCTACTGATGATCTCCCAGTCGCGGCGCTACTACAGCCAGCTGGCGTCGCTGCGGGAGGTACTCGGCGGACTGGGGCCCGTGGAGGTTGCCCGGTGCGATTTCGCTCGCGCACCGCATTTCGGCGGATTCCGGGAGCAGATGGCCGAGCCGCTGATCGTGGATATGGCGATCCACCAGTTCGATCTCGCGCGTGATCTGATGGGCGCCGACCCCGTGAGCGTCTACTGCGAATCGTCCAATCCGAGCTGGTCCTGGTACGCCGGCAATGCGGTGGCGACTGCGGTGTTCACATTCGCGGGCGGTAGCCGGTTCGCCTACACCGGCACCTGGTGCGGGCCGTACCCGGAGACATCGTGGAACGGCACATGGCAACTGGGTGCCAGCGGCGGGGGAGTGCGGTGGGACGGCGATCACCTCCCGACGGCGTACGCCCCCGACGGTGCGCCGCTGGCGGTGCACGAGCGTAAGGTGCCCGAGGAGATCGCCGGCTCGTTGGCCGAGTTCGTGGCGTGCCTGCGCGACGGCACCGAACCGGCGACGGCGGGTTGGCGGAATGTCATCAGCGTCGCCATGGTCGAGGCGGCGGTGCGATCCTCAGCTGAAGCCCGGGTGGTCACCATCGCCGAGGTGATGGACGGGGCCCGCGAGACGGCGTTCGCGACCTGAGCGTTGCAGGGGTTGTGGTGCCCCGCTACCGTGTCGGCAGGATCGGACGAACGGGGGACGTATGGGCGTCAGCTACGACGTGGCCTTCACTCTGGCGTGGGTTCTTCCCGCGGTGCTGATGGTGGTGGCCCTGGTCAGTGCAGTCCGCCATCCGGGGCTTCGGGATCTCGTGCAGGTGGCATGGTTCGCGCTGATCGTGCTGGCGCCCGTGGTGGGCCCGATCCTGTGGTTCGTGGCTGGCCGCAGATCGGTCGCCCGGCAGGCCTGACCACGGGGAGCGTCCGGCTCCGGCACCAGTAGGCTGGAGCCATCATGACGACTCCCGCTTCCGGCGCCGATGTGCGCGTCCGCTTCTGCCCCTCGCCCACCGGGACCCCGCACGTCGGGCTGATCCGTACGGCCTTGTTCAACTGGGCGCAGGCCCGCCACCACGGCGGCACGTTCGTGTTCCGCATCGAGGACACTGACGCCGCGCGGGACAGTCAGGACAGCTACGACCAGCTCCTCGACGCCCTGCGGTGGCTCGGCCTCGACTGGGACGAGGGTGTCGAGGTGGGCGGGCCGGACGGACCGTACCGGCAGTCCGAGCGGTCGGCGATCTACGCCGACGTCGCTGACAAGCTGCTTGCCTCCGGGTATGCGTACGAGTCGTTCTCCACCCCGGAGGAGATTGAGTCCCGCCACCGGGCCGCCGGGCGGGACCCCAAGCTCGGGTACGACGGCTATGACCGCGACCTGACCAAGGAGCAGAAGGCGGCATTCCTTGCTGAGGGCCGCACCCCGGTGTTGCGTCTGCGGATGCCGGCCGAGGACATCACCTTCACCGATCTGGTGCGGGGCGAGGTGACCTTCGCCGCCGGCTCGGTGCCCGACTTCGTGATCGTGCGCGGCAACGGGCAGCCGCTGTACACCCTCACCAACCCCCTCGACGATGCGCTGATGCGGATCA
Protein-coding sequences here:
- a CDS encoding LacI family DNA-binding transcriptional regulator; this encodes MVTMKDVAEHAGVSIATVSFVVNDTKPVTAATRARIEAAMSELGFRRNAVARALASRRTRIVALVYPVLEHPLSTSSVEFFTSAAAAASARGYHLVIWPVSNDGRELGELLGQGLVDGVLLMEVQLEDPRIDVLERAGTPFALIGRTRDYGKYPHVDIDFEATVQAAVDHLTALGHRSLTLVIGNRGEPSYRGYGPFARSREAFDTIVAERGLDGRTIDVGQSDEVTALADRVIAAHPEATGILVLNDHTALRLMAGFRRIGRQVPREVSVMGLLAAVESGAVSDPPLTLMRAPGPELGRLGAEALIRNLENEEPLPPRLVPGSFEPGGSTAPPGG
- a CDS encoding sugar ABC transporter substrate-binding protein, which gives rise to MKRRIVTTLAGGLSAALALSACSGDDGTGGGGEPETGDVTSLSILDYYNNDPDKTLVQEGLDACADELGITLERETVPGADLIQTVLQQASSQTLPDVLMLDNPEVQQIAETGALLPLDEHGVSTEGFAQGIVDASTYDGHLYGLQPVANTIALFYNVEILEEAGVEPPTTWDELREAAAALTEGDQYGMAFNANATYEGSWQFLPPMWTNGGDETDLTSPEVAEALQLWVDLVESGSASESVINWTQGDVKDQFAAGRAAMMVNGPWNIPALNETPEVQWDVVQFPVNEPGQTPVAPLGGEAWTVPVTGDEASQAVAVDFVECLNSPEQQLDWAAARYTVPTRTDLAEEYLAERPEMEAFTEQVANARSRTGQLGPEWPDAATVIYEAIQLALTGQAEPAEAFEQASSR
- a CDS encoding carbohydrate ABC transporter permease gives rise to the protein MTSTTEAPAGAGRGVSTPVPPRRRRKIRADDVGRILFVLPAGIAMALLFGYPVVKNVLMSLQEYTLTTFFTGEAPWVGLANYADVVSDPIFSQAMLNTGLFTAGSIVFQFAIGLALALFFKQKFPLSGPLRGLLLLPWLLPLIVSSATWRAILEQDSGILNQFLGLFGVEPIGWLVSPSVALIAVIGVNIWIGIPFNTTLLYSGLQSIPDELYEAGALDGATHAKAFRYITWPSLRPVISVVLILGVVYTLKVLDIILGLTGGGPANATQTLATQSYQRSFVDFEFGHGAALSNILIVISMVFAVVYLRRGRQAADE
- a CDS encoding carbohydrate ABC transporter permease, which gives rise to MTTSTNAATTTTPATRTAERRRPSRDQVSLRKAAMTAAGVAILCVMLFPVYWMVNASLQPSGNTLNAALIPLEPSLDNYVRALSEQGGNLLTSIVIALGTVVFSLLLAAPAAYALAQFRFRWVPVALLAILISQMIPGIVIANALYSAYEGLGLLNSIPGLILANSTNAIPFAMLIMRSFMLGVPPAIVEAARVDGAGLMRTFISIVVPVSRNAIITAGLFTFLFAWSDFLFALTLTTTDEIRPVTLGIYQYLGTQVQNWGAVMATAVLSAIPAIVLLVAAQKYIAAGATGGAVK
- a CDS encoding ThuA domain-containing protein, giving the protein MMTKSETLRVIVWGENRHEQVEPHVAEIYPDGMHATIADGIRENLPDAEVSTVTLDDPEHGLTEEVLAATDVLVWWGHAAHGEVRDDVVERVHRHVLDGMGLLVLHSGHWSKIFGKLMGTSCTLRWRSEQDRELVWTVDPTHPIAQGVPNPIIIDQQEMYGEFFDIPAPDELIFISSFTGGEVFRSGCTFRRGHGKIFFFSPGDQDFPVYHHEHVRKVIANGVAWARTVRPERATPTLLRYETGEFFAGHGYTGPIEGAE
- a CDS encoding Gfo/Idh/MocA family protein, producing the protein MTVPAQSARPLRVIQVGAGGMGRAWLRTIVASPDVELVGVVDLDMDVARTALAETGAGPAQVGASLTELAAATSADAVVNVTVPAAHSPVNLEALALGLPVLCEKPMAESVAQCLPMIAAAERAGQLLMISQSRRYYSQLASLREVLGGLGPVEVARCDFARAPHFGGFREQMAEPLIVDMAIHQFDLARDLMGADPVSVYCESSNPSWSWYAGNAVATAVFTFAGGSRFAYTGTWCGPYPETSWNGTWQLGASGGGVRWDGDHLPTAYAPDGAPLAVHERKVPEEIAGSLAEFVACLRDGTEPATAGWRNVISVAMVEAAVRSSAEARVVTIAEVMDGARETAFAT
- a CDS encoding PLDc N-terminal domain-containing protein, translating into MGVSYDVAFTLAWVLPAVLMVVALVSAVRHPGLRDLVQVAWFALIVLAPVVGPILWFVAGRRSVARQA